The proteins below come from a single Gimesia alba genomic window:
- a CDS encoding 2OG-Fe(II) oxygenase, which translates to MRRIIQLRNFLSKAECTALIERLESEGFREQLSGDRDRVVRARCVFEDRELAQSYWERIQSHVPDLSDTYTDGFSPYPHLHAPVEQFQSCGLNEVLRCYKYLPGEQFRRHEDFAFEWSETRRTFYTVLFYLNDAYTGGETTFDHTMVTPETGLAVVFPHELYHCGNRVETGVKYALRSDVIFEVLAT; encoded by the coding sequence ATGAGACGGATCATCCAATTGAGAAACTTTCTCAGCAAAGCAGAATGCACCGCGCTCATCGAGCGCCTGGAATCAGAGGGCTTTCGGGAACAACTCTCGGGAGATCGTGACCGGGTGGTGCGCGCCCGCTGTGTCTTTGAAGATCGGGAACTGGCGCAGTCTTACTGGGAACGCATTCAATCTCATGTGCCGGACTTGTCCGACACTTATACCGACGGTTTCAGTCCCTATCCGCACCTGCATGCGCCTGTGGAGCAATTTCAATCGTGTGGCTTGAATGAAGTCTTGCGCTGTTACAAATATCTCCCCGGCGAGCAATTCCGGCGGCATGAAGACTTTGCGTTTGAGTGGAGTGAAACACGCCGAACATTTTACACGGTTCTGTTTTATCTCAATGATGCGTATACCGGCGGGGAAACAACCTTTGATCATACCATGGTCACTCCGGAAACCGGTCTGGCTGTTGTGTTTCCTCACGAACTGTATCATTGCGGAAACCGAGTTGAAACAGGCGTCAAGTATGCGCTGCGTTCCGATGTGATTTTTGAGGTACTAGCAACCTAA
- a CDS encoding RNA ligase family protein gives MRVTRELDLRKLNSATKYPSIPTYHTLGERGALLEDTVEFDGQDLIATEKVDGTNSRIILMPDGFYLIGSREELLHARGDLIHNPALGIVETLKQTAERIVSAFSTPADVITVVYLETYGGKTTAAAKQYTSKREFGYRVFDVSRVSVEHLDANLEAIAAWRENAGQTFLNERELSELARTLQMELTPRIPIRETLPITIDETHAWLQSMIPATLVSLDAKAGGKPEGLVVRTSDRSRIAKIRFEDYARHQKREARKKGS, from the coding sequence ATGCGAGTCACACGCGAACTGGATCTGAGAAAACTGAACAGCGCGACGAAATATCCTTCAATCCCCACTTATCACACACTGGGTGAGCGGGGCGCGCTGTTGGAAGATACTGTTGAATTCGACGGTCAGGATTTGATTGCCACGGAAAAGGTGGATGGTACGAACAGCCGGATCATCCTGATGCCGGATGGTTTCTATCTGATCGGCAGTCGGGAAGAACTGCTGCATGCGCGGGGCGATCTGATTCACAATCCTGCACTGGGCATTGTAGAAACGCTGAAGCAGACAGCAGAGCGCATTGTCTCTGCTTTCTCAACTCCAGCAGATGTGATCACCGTCGTGTATCTGGAAACCTATGGTGGCAAAACGACGGCTGCAGCGAAGCAGTACACAAGTAAACGGGAATTCGGTTATCGGGTTTTCGATGTGAGTCGAGTTTCTGTGGAGCATCTCGATGCCAATCTGGAAGCGATTGCTGCCTGGCGTGAGAATGCCGGTCAGACGTTTCTGAATGAACGGGAACTGTCCGAGTTGGCGAGGACGCTGCAAATGGAGCTAACGCCTCGAATTCCAATTCGGGAAACACTGCCCATTACGATTGACGAGACGCATGCATGGTTGCAATCCATGATTCCCGCTACTTTAGTGTCGCTGGATGCCAAAGCAGGCGGGAAGCCGGAAGGTCTGGTCGTGCGTACTTCCGATCGAAGTCGGATCGCAAAAATCCGTTTCGAAGATTACGCGCGTCATCAGAAACGTGAAGCCCGAAAAAAGGGCTCTTAA
- a CDS encoding LysR family transcriptional regulator — protein MEVDQLRYFLRVAERGNFTRASEELMISQPALSRSIQKLEDELGQPVFERKTRSLALTDAGVLLQSRAQQILTLIEDTKAEISDDGHTGQIRVGAIPTIAPYFLPDFLRQFSAEFPEATLIVQEETTDKLLHSCTQGEIDLAILALPVPARYLEVEELFQEELLLVMPPEHPLVEKTQIRLADIKPFPFVLLDEAHCLSDNIVSFCRQRSYHPVAVEHTSQLAMVQELVSLSHGISMVPQMARERDETNRRIYRSLSGTKPIRKIAVMWNPYRFQSQLLETFKDRLRVYTQKRKKQQK, from the coding sequence ATGGAAGTCGACCAGCTACGCTATTTTCTCCGTGTCGCCGAACGCGGGAATTTTACCCGGGCATCCGAAGAATTAATGATTTCCCAGCCTGCTTTGAGCCGTTCGATCCAAAAACTGGAGGATGAACTGGGGCAACCCGTCTTTGAACGAAAAACGCGTTCTCTCGCATTGACCGATGCAGGCGTACTTTTACAGTCTCGCGCGCAACAGATTTTGACGCTCATCGAAGACACCAAAGCCGAAATCTCAGACGATGGCCATACAGGCCAGATTCGCGTCGGCGCCATCCCCACCATCGCCCCTTACTTCCTGCCCGATTTTCTTCGCCAGTTCTCTGCCGAATTCCCCGAGGCCACCCTGATCGTTCAGGAAGAAACCACCGACAAGCTGCTCCATAGTTGTACGCAGGGAGAAATCGATCTGGCGATTCTCGCGTTACCGGTCCCTGCCCGCTACCTGGAAGTAGAAGAACTGTTTCAGGAAGAACTCCTGTTAGTAATGCCGCCGGAGCATCCCCTGGTTGAGAAAACGCAAATCCGCCTGGCCGACATCAAGCCGTTTCCATTCGTCCTGCTGGATGAAGCGCACTGCCTGTCTGATAATATCGTTTCTTTCTGCCGCCAGCGTTCGTATCATCCCGTGGCCGTCGAACACACCAGTCAACTGGCAATGGTCCAGGAACTCGTCTCGCTTTCTCATGGCATTTCGATGGTCCCGCAAATGGCACGCGAGCGGGACGAAACCAACCGCCGCATCTATCGCTCGTTGAGTGGAACCAAACCGATCCGCAAAATCGCCGTGATGTGGAATCCCTACCGCTTTCAAAGCCAACTGCTGGAAACCTTCAAAGACCGCTTGCGCGTTTATACGCAAAAACGCAAAAAACAGCAGAAATGA
- a CDS encoding PSD1 and planctomycete cytochrome C domain-containing protein, with protein sequence MTTVFKRICLTSMIVCGLTGSGMAAETGKPASLTYEEHIRPIFRAHCFDCHGATEELKGGLDLRLVRFLIKGGESGEAIVPGKPEESNLISRIESGDMPPGEARVPKDQIETLKRWIAAGAKTSRPEPETIGPGLGITPEERAYWAFQPIKRPQVTDAVKNNPKVRTPIDALLLQAMPEGLTFSPDADKRTLIKRAYFDLTGLPPSPAELQRALSNNAENWYETLIDELLKSPHYGERWARHWLDVAGYADSEGYTVKDDVRPWSWKYRDYVIKSLNAGKPFDQFIIEQLAGDELVGKREGDLTERQIELLTATGFLRMAADGTGSGSNTPEARNQVIADTMKIVGSSLLGLSVACAQCHDHRYDPIPQSDYFALRAVFEPTFDWQKWQTPQQRRVSLYTAADRAKAAEVEAEVQKVVKEKNEKQAKYMAEALEKELAKYEQPLRDQLKTAYQTEKKKRTPEQVALLKKNPSVNISPGVLYQYLPKAAEELKKFDQQIAEIRKKKPVEEFLRVAIEPNNHVPETKLFHRGDYRQPKQTIKPAALTVVSPEGQRHELPLNDKSLPTTGRRLAFARWLTSGQHPLVARVLVNRIWMHHFGRAIVGTPGEFGKLGSSPTHQELLDWMAAEFMEKGWDLKQLHRTIMLSTAYRQAGAHDPSKESIDADNHYYWRKPIIRIEAETLRDRMLAASGVLNRQLYGAPVAIKEDDFGQVVVSGEQLRRSLYIQARRSQPVGMLQTFDAPVMETNCERRSNSTVATQSLMLMNGSFILSQAAKLTDRISREAPELQPDALAALPELPPTAKPAWSYGYGTLDETASVKSTFTALPHWTGSSWQGGAKLPDAKLGWVTLNAGGGHPASQYTAIRRWTAPAAGTLSVTGKLQHGSAQGNGVRGLVISSRSGLAGQWNAKNGAADTKVATLTVEPGDTVDFITDAIGGDVGFDSFSWGVQLTLQRKQGPALKWDSAAEFRGPEPPQKSLPAQAAYAFELTLCRKPTPDELQMVVRFIGKQLAYLQEHPEQIPKGVSPARQTVTNLCQALMSSNEFLYID encoded by the coding sequence ATGACGACTGTCTTCAAACGTATTTGTTTGACTTCCATGATCGTTTGTGGTCTGACTGGTTCAGGCATGGCTGCTGAGACGGGCAAGCCTGCCAGTTTAACCTATGAGGAACACATCCGGCCGATTTTTCGTGCCCATTGTTTTGACTGTCATGGTGCCACCGAAGAGCTGAAAGGCGGGCTCGACTTGCGTCTTGTTCGATTTCTGATCAAAGGGGGCGAATCAGGCGAAGCGATCGTGCCGGGGAAACCGGAAGAGAGTAATTTGATCTCCCGCATTGAGAGTGGCGATATGCCGCCGGGAGAGGCACGGGTTCCCAAGGATCAGATCGAAACACTCAAACGCTGGATTGCCGCCGGTGCCAAAACAAGTCGTCCTGAGCCGGAAACGATTGGTCCCGGTCTGGGAATCACTCCGGAAGAGCGGGCGTACTGGGCTTTTCAGCCGATCAAGCGACCGCAGGTGACTGATGCGGTAAAAAACAATCCCAAAGTCCGCACTCCCATCGATGCGTTATTACTCCAGGCGATGCCGGAAGGGCTGACGTTCTCACCGGATGCCGATAAGCGGACGTTGATCAAACGGGCGTATTTTGATTTGACCGGTCTGCCTCCGAGTCCTGCAGAACTACAGCGGGCACTGTCGAACAATGCGGAGAACTGGTATGAAACATTAATAGACGAACTGCTTAAGTCTCCCCATTACGGTGAACGCTGGGCACGGCACTGGCTGGATGTGGCCGGCTATGCTGATTCCGAAGGTTATACGGTCAAAGATGATGTTCGCCCCTGGTCCTGGAAGTATCGTGACTATGTCATCAAGTCACTCAATGCCGGCAAACCCTTTGATCAGTTTATTATCGAGCAGTTGGCGGGAGATGAACTGGTTGGAAAGCGGGAAGGGGATCTCACCGAACGGCAGATTGAATTACTGACGGCGACCGGATTTTTGAGAATGGCCGCCGATGGAACCGGCAGCGGTAGTAACACGCCTGAAGCGCGGAATCAGGTGATTGCCGACACAATGAAAATTGTCGGTTCTTCCTTGCTTGGCTTAAGTGTGGCTTGTGCACAGTGTCACGACCATCGCTACGATCCGATTCCACAGTCCGATTATTTCGCACTGCGAGCTGTATTTGAACCAACTTTCGACTGGCAGAAATGGCAAACGCCGCAGCAACGTCGGGTTTCTCTCTACACGGCTGCCGACCGGGCGAAAGCTGCGGAGGTCGAAGCGGAAGTGCAAAAAGTAGTGAAGGAAAAAAATGAGAAGCAGGCCAAATATATGGCAGAAGCGTTGGAAAAAGAGTTGGCGAAATATGAGCAGCCGTTGCGTGATCAATTGAAGACCGCGTATCAGACCGAGAAGAAGAAACGCACGCCTGAGCAAGTCGCACTACTCAAGAAAAATCCGAGCGTGAATATTTCTCCCGGTGTGCTCTATCAATACTTGCCGAAAGCCGCCGAAGAATTGAAGAAATTCGATCAGCAGATTGCAGAGATCCGCAAGAAGAAACCGGTTGAAGAGTTTCTGCGTGTGGCCATTGAACCTAACAATCATGTACCAGAAACGAAGTTGTTTCATCGGGGCGATTACCGTCAACCGAAGCAGACCATCAAGCCGGCTGCGTTGACTGTGGTTTCGCCAGAAGGGCAACGGCATGAACTTCCACTGAATGACAAGAGTCTGCCGACAACGGGGCGGCGGCTGGCGTTTGCCCGCTGGCTGACGAGCGGACAGCATCCGCTGGTGGCGCGTGTATTGGTCAATCGTATCTGGATGCATCATTTCGGTCGGGCGATCGTGGGAACGCCCGGCGAATTCGGTAAGCTTGGCTCCAGCCCCACGCATCAGGAACTGCTTGACTGGATGGCAGCCGAATTCATGGAAAAAGGCTGGGATCTGAAACAACTGCATCGCACGATTATGCTGTCGACGGCATATCGTCAGGCGGGCGCGCATGATCCGAGTAAGGAATCGATCGACGCCGACAATCATTACTACTGGCGAAAGCCGATCATTCGCATCGAAGCGGAAACGTTGCGTGACCGGATGCTGGCGGCATCAGGGGTTCTCAACCGACAGTTGTATGGTGCTCCTGTGGCGATTAAAGAAGATGATTTTGGTCAGGTGGTCGTTTCGGGCGAACAATTGCGACGGAGTCTGTATATTCAAGCACGACGCAGTCAGCCGGTCGGCATGCTGCAGACATTTGATGCACCCGTCATGGAAACGAACTGTGAACGACGTTCCAATTCGACGGTGGCGACGCAGTCTCTGATGCTGATGAACGGTTCGTTTATCCTGTCTCAAGCTGCAAAACTGACCGACCGAATTTCGCGTGAAGCGCCTGAATTACAGCCGGACGCATTGGCTGCGTTACCGGAGCTTCCGCCGACTGCGAAGCCGGCCTGGAGTTACGGCTATGGAACGCTTGATGAAACGGCTTCGGTTAAAAGTACGTTTACCGCACTGCCTCATTGGACTGGTTCGAGCTGGCAGGGGGGCGCCAAGCTTCCTGATGCGAAACTGGGATGGGTCACGCTGAACGCGGGCGGCGGGCATCCTGCGAGTCAATATACTGCGATTCGTCGCTGGACGGCTCCGGCAGCAGGAACACTGTCTGTGACAGGCAAGCTGCAGCACGGGAGTGCGCAGGGGAACGGAGTGCGTGGGCTCGTGATCTCCAGTCGTTCCGGCCTGGCTGGTCAATGGAACGCGAAGAACGGCGCTGCGGATACCAAAGTTGCGACGCTGACGGTCGAGCCGGGAGATACGGTTGATTTTATTACTGATGCCATCGGCGGCGATGTCGGCTTCGATTCCTTTTCGTGGGGTGTTCAATTGACGCTGCAACGGAAACAGGGGCCGGCACTCAAATGGGATTCCGCTGCCGAATTTCGTGGGCCGGAACCACCACAGAAGAGTCTGCCTGCCCAGGCCGCGTATGCGTTTGAATTAACGCTCTGCCGGAAACCAACGCCGGACGAACTGCAAATGGTGGTGCGTTTCATAGGCAAACAGCTGGCGTATCTGCAGGAGCATCCAGAGCAGATTCCCAAAGGTGTGAGCCCGGCGCGACAGACGGTTACCAATCTCTGTCAGGCGTTGATGAGTTCGAACGAATTTTTATATATCGATTGA
- a CDS encoding DUF1501 domain-containing protein: MTQYSRRQFLAENAMGIGTVALAWLLKQDNLLAKPKSVTLAQQHFDLTPKKAQFAPQAKAMISLFQHGGPAHMDLTDPKPELTKFSGTDFKGDIQFSFVNQASKKLLGSPWKFRKHGECGTEVSELLPHLGEIVDDVCLIRSMHTGANGHEVSIRYFHGGIPGVVGRPNLGSWLVYGLGTESQNLPAYMVLTDPGGLPVDGVTNWSNGFMPSLFQGTVLRPKEPRILNLDAPAHLRGSLQAQNLELLQELNRKHFEKHPHESDLEARISSYELAARMQTSAREALDLSQETKATQEMYGLDDPKTREYGTRCLIARRLVERGVRFIQLFHGGQPWDNHSSIITGLPGICGRTDKPSAALVKDLKQRGMLESTLVHWGGEIGRLPVTQSHGDPKKAGRDHNGQGFSIWLAGGGVKGGMTFGKTDEFGHRAVENVVTPNDFQATIMRLFGLDYKQLLYLHNGQEQIITNGRPAKVVAEILEQPPEKAS, from the coding sequence ATGACACAGTATAGCAGACGACAGTTTCTCGCAGAAAATGCCATGGGCATTGGTACGGTGGCGCTGGCCTGGTTACTGAAGCAGGACAATCTGCTGGCCAAGCCAAAGAGCGTTACTTTAGCGCAGCAGCATTTTGATCTGACGCCGAAAAAAGCGCAGTTCGCGCCGCAGGCCAAAGCGATGATCTCGCTGTTCCAGCATGGCGGTCCTGCGCACATGGATCTGACCGATCCGAAGCCCGAACTGACCAAGTTTAGTGGAACGGATTTCAAAGGTGATATTCAATTCAGTTTCGTCAATCAGGCCAGTAAAAAACTGTTGGGCAGTCCGTGGAAATTCCGCAAGCATGGTGAGTGCGGCACCGAGGTATCGGAACTGCTGCCCCATTTGGGCGAGATCGTAGATGACGTCTGCCTGATTCGCTCGATGCATACCGGTGCGAACGGGCACGAAGTTTCGATTCGTTATTTTCACGGCGGCATTCCCGGCGTGGTGGGGCGACCGAATTTAGGATCGTGGCTGGTGTACGGGTTAGGGACCGAGTCACAAAATCTGCCCGCTTATATGGTGCTGACTGATCCGGGCGGGCTGCCCGTGGATGGCGTCACCAACTGGTCGAACGGTTTCATGCCATCGCTGTTTCAGGGAACGGTGCTGCGTCCGAAAGAGCCACGGATTTTAAACCTGGACGCGCCGGCGCACTTGCGCGGTTCGCTGCAGGCACAAAATCTGGAACTGTTACAGGAACTGAATCGCAAGCATTTCGAAAAGCATCCGCATGAATCCGATCTGGAAGCGCGGATTTCGAGCTATGAACTGGCGGCCCGGATGCAGACATCGGCCCGCGAGGCACTCGATCTCTCACAGGAGACCAAAGCGACTCAGGAGATGTACGGCCTGGATGATCCCAAGACGCGCGAATACGGCACGCGGTGTCTGATTGCCCGTCGTCTGGTAGAACGCGGGGTTCGATTTATTCAGCTGTTCCACGGTGGTCAGCCTTGGGATAACCATAGTAGCATTATCACCGGACTGCCCGGGATTTGCGGCCGGACGGATAAACCTTCGGCGGCACTCGTGAAAGATTTGAAGCAGCGCGGCATGCTGGAGTCGACGCTGGTGCATTGGGGCGGTGAGATCGGACGGCTGCCTGTCACGCAAAGTCACGGCGATCCGAAAAAAGCGGGCCGCGATCATAACGGGCAGGGCTTCAGCATCTGGCTGGCCGGTGGAGGCGTCAAAGGGGGAATGACGTTCGGGAAAACCGATGAATTTGGTCATCGGGCGGTCGAAAATGTGGTGACTCCCAACGATTTCCAGGCAACCATCATGCGGCTGTTCGGGCTCGATTATAAACAGCTGCTGTATCTGCATAACGGCCAGGAGCAAATCATCACCAACGGCCGTCCTGCGAAAGTCGTCGCTGAGATTCTGGAACAACCTCCTGAAAAGGCGAGTTAG
- a CDS encoding PAS domain S-box protein, which translates to MENGIKYISAHQAILENVVDAIITITSQGEIHAFNPAAERLFGYTTSEVLGKNIKILMPLPYREEHDGYLARYLTTGKAKIIGSGREVVGQHKDGTTFPIHLSVSQVFIEEDGQDEEILFTGIIRDLTSEVKQRQLNADYEGQIAAISKSQMVIEFALDGTILKANEKFLETMGYSLDELIGQHHSVFVDPRERESVQYATFWEQLRQGEYITAQLKRIDKHGHSVWIQASYNPILDLNGEPFKIVKYSVDVTQRVLIDQALKVAKQDLVHAKEAAELANQTKSEFLANMSHEIRTPMTAILGFTDVLLGSVVKPEDIDSVKIIKRNGESLIGLINDILDLSKIEAGKLDVEHIDCSAHQIVSDVASLMRVRSASKGLDLKVRFDGPIPETICSDPTRLRQVLINLVGNAIKFTETGSIEIVVRLLNGAEDEPKLQFDVIDSGIGIPKDKIEKLFSRFTQADGSTTREFGGTGLGLTISKRLVELLGGMVSVSSKIGEGSTFTVTVATGSLDNVKMVQSSNESIVEEHTETETSAVAKSEAPLHNYRILFAEDGPDNQRLISFVLKKAGAKVTVVENGQVAVDAATKALAEDDPFDVILMDMQMPVLDGYAATRRLRNIGYSRPIIAITAHAMSTDQQKCLDAGCDDYATKPINQNKLIQTIVSHVKRSGDVCPA; encoded by the coding sequence ATGGAAAACGGTATCAAATATATTTCCGCTCATCAGGCGATTTTGGAGAACGTCGTCGATGCAATTATTACGATTACGTCTCAGGGAGAGATCCATGCATTTAACCCTGCCGCGGAACGTTTGTTTGGGTACACCACAAGCGAAGTTCTTGGAAAGAACATCAAGATTCTCATGCCTTTACCCTACCGTGAAGAACATGATGGCTATCTGGCCCGCTATCTGACAACCGGGAAAGCAAAAATTATCGGCAGTGGTCGCGAAGTGGTTGGGCAACATAAAGATGGGACTACGTTTCCCATCCATCTTTCGGTGAGCCAGGTTTTCATTGAAGAGGACGGTCAGGATGAAGAAATTCTATTCACAGGAATTATTCGTGATCTGACGAGTGAAGTCAAACAGAGACAACTCAACGCAGACTACGAGGGACAAATTGCAGCAATCAGTAAGTCACAGATGGTGATAGAGTTCGCATTGGATGGAACGATTCTCAAAGCCAACGAAAAATTTCTGGAAACAATGGGTTACTCTCTGGATGAATTGATCGGCCAGCATCATAGTGTCTTTGTTGATCCCAGAGAACGAGAGAGTGTGCAATATGCGACATTCTGGGAGCAGCTCAGACAAGGTGAATATATAACAGCCCAGTTAAAGCGTATTGACAAGCATGGTCACTCTGTCTGGATCCAGGCGTCTTACAATCCGATTTTGGATTTGAATGGAGAACCATTCAAGATCGTAAAATACTCTGTTGATGTCACACAACGTGTGCTCATCGATCAGGCATTGAAAGTCGCTAAACAGGATTTAGTTCATGCGAAGGAAGCGGCAGAATTGGCCAATCAAACCAAGAGTGAATTTCTCGCCAATATGAGTCATGAGATTCGAACACCGATGACAGCGATCTTGGGCTTTACCGACGTCCTGCTTGGTAGTGTCGTCAAACCTGAGGATATTGATTCAGTAAAAATAATTAAACGGAATGGTGAAAGCCTCATCGGGCTGATTAACGACATTCTCGATTTATCCAAAATAGAAGCAGGGAAACTGGATGTGGAGCACATAGACTGCTCTGCGCATCAGATTGTATCAGACGTTGCCTCATTGATGAGAGTCCGCTCTGCCTCTAAAGGTCTGGATTTGAAGGTCCGCTTTGATGGTCCGATCCCAGAGACGATCTGTTCTGATCCTACCAGGCTGCGACAGGTGTTGATAAATCTTGTCGGTAATGCGATCAAGTTTACGGAAACAGGATCGATTGAAATCGTAGTTCGACTGTTGAATGGAGCAGAGGATGAACCCAAGCTGCAGTTTGATGTGATTGATAGTGGGATTGGGATTCCCAAAGACAAAATCGAAAAACTCTTTTCACGGTTTACACAGGCGGATGGCTCAACGACGCGCGAGTTTGGCGGAACTGGATTGGGATTGACGATTAGCAAACGACTTGTAGAACTTTTAGGGGGTATGGTTTCCGTTTCCAGTAAAATTGGGGAGGGGAGTACCTTTACTGTGACTGTTGCCACCGGGTCGCTAGACAATGTCAAAATGGTTCAAAGCTCTAATGAATCGATAGTTGAAGAACATACAGAAACTGAGACATCCGCTGTTGCCAAATCGGAGGCTCCCCTTCACAACTACCGCATTCTGTTTGCGGAAGATGGTCCCGATAACCAGCGGCTGATTAGTTTCGTATTGAAAAAAGCCGGAGCAAAGGTCACTGTTGTCGAGAATGGTCAGGTTGCTGTGGACGCGGCGACGAAAGCTCTGGCAGAGGATGATCCATTCGATGTGATCCTGATGGATATGCAGATGCCTGTGCTGGATGGTTATGCAGCAACGCGGCGGTTGCGAAATATTGGGTACTCCAGACCCATTATCGCTATAACCGCTCATGCAATGTCAACAGACCAGCAAAAATGCCTGGATGCAGGCTGCGATGACTACGCCACCAAACCGATAAACCAGAATAAGCTGATTCAGACAATCGTCAGTCATGTCAAGCGGTCAGGGGACGTCTGTCCGGCATAA
- a CDS encoding DUF1559 domain-containing protein, giving the protein MNTSLIHFRQQSSNHRPGFTILELLVVMAIVGLLVGLILPAVNSARESARKIQCVNHLHQIGTALHNYHDAYRRLPAGWRLDASRETAFGWGASLLPFLEQSNLASLVDLQSSVDAAGNAVSRTVTPAFYRCPSDVAEDLFTLFEENEEGHETSGLQSHSRLIDLPSANYVGVYGTSDPDAIASQPGDGVFVANRFLRFTECQNGLSNIIMVGERTARKLPSTWLGIVMEGEDSKGRMVGFAYVGPNRRDADECEFDSRHPGCANFLWGDGHVKSISDSIDAPTYRRFATRR; this is encoded by the coding sequence ATGAATACGTCCCTCATTCATTTTCGACAACAGTCTTCCAACCATCGACCGGGTTTCACCATTCTGGAACTGCTGGTCGTGATGGCGATTGTGGGCCTGCTGGTTGGGTTGATTTTGCCCGCCGTAAATTCCGCACGGGAGTCGGCACGCAAGATTCAGTGTGTGAATCACCTGCACCAGATTGGGACCGCTTTACATAACTATCATGATGCGTATCGCCGTTTGCCGGCGGGATGGCGGCTCGATGCTTCCAGAGAAACGGCTTTTGGCTGGGGGGCGAGTCTGCTCCCATTTCTGGAGCAGTCGAATTTAGCGTCCCTGGTTGATCTTCAGTCATCGGTAGATGCGGCGGGCAATGCCGTTTCGAGAACCGTCACGCCGGCTTTTTATCGCTGTCCGTCGGATGTGGCCGAGGATTTGTTTACTCTGTTTGAAGAAAACGAAGAAGGTCATGAAACCTCGGGGTTGCAGTCCCATTCAAGACTGATTGATTTGCCGAGCGCCAATTATGTGGGCGTGTATGGGACCAGTGACCCGGATGCGATCGCCAGTCAACCGGGGGATGGGGTGTTTGTGGCCAATCGATTTCTCCGTTTTACGGAATGTCAGAATGGATTAAGTAATATCATCATGGTGGGAGAACGGACTGCGCGGAAACTGCCTTCGACCTGGCTGGGGATTGTGATGGAGGGGGAAGATTCCAAGGGGCGGATGGTCGGATTTGCCTATGTGGGGCCCAATCGACGTGATGCAGACGAATGCGAGTTTGACAGCCGACATCCCGGTTGTGCGAATTTTCTGTGGGGCGACGGGCATGTGAAATCAATTTCCGATTCGATTGACGCGCCCACCTATCGACGATTTGCGACACGCCGCTGA
- a CDS encoding methyltransferase domain-containing protein — MNHTATRIEQDMNFQVRKREPELMDQPGLSEREHGSALNGLRRVNWWSRSSAILWPSIQKLAHTVERRPLRILDIASGGGDVALNLARRAQRAGIAVEVDGCDISPYAVKHASDLAARMQLDQVQFYERDILQEPVDGEYDVVMCSLFLHHLDEAQAVQLFNIMSKATRHLVLVNDLKRSRVGYWLAWAGCRLLTRSPIVHTDGPLSVAGAFTMEEAADLAAQGGLSGFQMTRHWPQRWLLEWSRT, encoded by the coding sequence GTGAATCACACAGCGACGCGAATTGAACAGGATATGAATTTTCAGGTTCGCAAACGAGAACCAGAGCTGATGGATCAGCCAGGCTTATCAGAGCGTGAGCATGGCTCTGCTTTAAACGGACTGCGGCGCGTGAACTGGTGGAGTCGCAGCAGCGCGATTTTATGGCCCTCGATTCAAAAGCTGGCGCACACGGTCGAGCGGCGTCCCTTGCGAATTCTGGATATTGCCAGCGGTGGCGGCGATGTTGCCTTGAATCTCGCACGACGGGCGCAGCGCGCCGGAATTGCCGTTGAAGTGGATGGCTGTGATATCAGCCCTTACGCCGTGAAACATGCGTCGGATCTGGCGGCCCGAATGCAGCTTGATCAGGTGCAGTTTTACGAACGCGATATTCTGCAGGAACCGGTGGACGGAGAATATGATGTGGTGATGTGCTCTCTGTTTCTGCATCATCTGGATGAAGCACAAGCCGTGCAGTTATTCAATATTATGTCCAAGGCCACCCGGCATCTGGTGCTGGTCAATGATTTAAAACGGTCTCGGGTCGGCTATTGGCTGGCCTGGGCGGGCTGTCGTCTGTTAACCCGCTCTCCGATTGTGCATACCGACGGACCGCTGTCTGTCGCGGGTGCGTTTACGATGGAGGAAGCCGCTGACTTAGCTGCGCAAGGGGGACTGAGCGGCTTTCAAATGACGCGGCACTGGCCACAACGCTGGCTGTTGGAATGGAGTCGAACATGA